The sequence AGAGAAATCAATGTTAGCTGTTTCGTTTATAATGGCAATATTTATGTTTAAACCTTCACCGTTTACTTTCTTTGATGAAATAGAGGCAGCTTTAGATGAAGCTAATACAAAGAAAATAATAGAGTTATTAAGAAGATTTATAGATAAGTCACAATTTATTTTAATTACACATAATAAAGAAACTATGAAAGGTTCAGATAGATTATATGGTGTAACTATGAATAAAGAAATAGGAGAATCTAAAATAGTTTCTGTAGATATTTAGGAGGAAAAATGAAGAAATATTTAATGCTTTTATTGCTATTGGGAATGTATAATATTAACTATGCTAAAGAAGAAAATATAGATATAAAAGAAGAAAATGTAGCAATAAAAACAGAAGAAAAGAAAGAAGAAACAGAAAAAGAAATTGTTGAAGAGGTAGTTGAAAAAAAAGAAGAGGATAGTAAAGAAGAAGTTGTAGAAGAAAAGAATTATGTAGAAAAATTTGAGAGTAATGAAAAAAATATAACTTTAAATCTTAAATTTGATAAATATTTTGATGAAAGTTTAAATAAATTTGCTTATGTGAAAGTCACTACTAATATTAGAAATAAACCTACAACTAAAGGTTCTAAGGTTTTAAGTAGTTTAAAAACTGGAACTAAATTACCACTTTTAGGTATAGTAAAAGGAAATGATGGTAAAGAATGGTTAGAAGTAATGTATAAAAATCAAAAAGCATATATATTTATTTCTAATGCATTAGTAAGAGGTTTTAACTGGCAAAAAGCGGCTGAAAAAGCTAATAAACTTAATGATTTTATAGCTAATTCTAAATTAAGAAATAAAGAAATATATTATTTGGATAGTTATGTATCATTGAATACAGAATCAAGTGGTAAAAAAGATAAATACGGTAATGCTGCTAATCAAAGTATTAAAGCTTATTACAATAATAATAAAGAATATATCAATTTACCTGATAGAACTTTAGTTACTCTTGAAGGTCAAGATGATAAATATGTTTATATTAAAACAGCTTCTTACGGGGATATAACTTATGCTATTTTAAAAAGTGATGTGAAGAGATTCAAAAAATCAAATATTAATAAAAAAGTAAATAGATTCATATATATTGATAGAGATAGTCAAACACAAGTTACTTTAGAAAGAAGTAGTAGTGGATTTAATGTAAATACTGTAGGTTATGTAACTACTGGTATTACAAAAGGTGCTGGGTTTGTAACACCATATGGAGATTTTTTAGTTGCATATACTAAGCCAGTAATGGCATATGCTTCTGATTTTCAAAAAGAACCTATATTAAATTCTAAAGGAGAAAAAATAGGTGAAAGACCAATAGTTATTGGTGATGCAAGATTTGCTATAAGATTTTCTGGTGGTGGATATTTACATGGTATACCATCAACTTTTGAACCAAAAGAAAATAGAGAAGCAAGAAAAAGAGCTACAGCAGCAAAATTAGGTACTATACCTTTATCACATAAATGTGTAAGAAATGAAGATGATGTAATTGAATATCTATATAGATGGGTAAATGGTAAAAATAAAATTCAAAAAAATGGGTTTACATATCCAGAAGAACATGTTATAGTAATAGTTGATTAATATAATAATAAAATTAGTTCATAGGTGGCAGCGTTGAACAAAAAAAATTAGGAGGAATTATGTTAAGTATTTTTGGTTATAACGAAGTCATCTGGCTTCTTTATGTATTAATTAATTATTCTGTTATTTTATTTGCTTATAGAAGATGGGGGAAAGTTGGATTAATGATTTTTGCACCTATATCTATAATATTAGCAAATGTACAGGTAAATAAATTAGTTTATCTTTTTGGTATAGAAACAACTTTAGGGAATATTGCCTATAGTTCTATTTTCCTTATTTCTGATATTTTATCAGAGAATTATGGTAAAAAAGCCGCATCAAAAGTGGTTGGAATTGGGTTTTTAACAATGATATTCACTACAGTTGTAATGAATATTGCTTTAACTTTAACACCATCAGCAAATGATGTACAACAAGTTCACTTAGAAGCAATATTTACACCATTTATAAGACTTATGATTGCTTCATTATTAGCATATGTTATTTCATCTAATGTTGATATAAATTTATATCAAATTATTAGAAAAATATTCCCAGATTTTAGTAATATATGGATAAGAAATAATTTAAGTACATTATTAAGTCAAATATTAGACAATCTTATTTTTAATTTTGTAGCATTTTATGGTGTGTTTCCTATATCTTTAATTTTAACAATTACATTTTCAACTTACTTCTTGAAAATAATTACATCAGCATTAGATACACCTTTTGTGTATATAGCTACATATTGGAAAAATAAAGGAGTAATAGAAGAAATATAAGTATTTTAGGAGAAAATTATGTTTCAAAAATATAAGTCATATATAATACCTACAATGTTAATAATATTTTCAGCATTAGTACAATCATATACAATACAGGTATTTATTGTACATTCTAAATTATTAACAGGTGGATTTACTGGTTTATCAATATTGATAAATATGATTATGTCAGAATTAGGTATAAAGTTATCGGTAGGAACTTTACTTTTAATTTTAAATTTTCCAGTTGCACTATTGTGTGCTAAGGAAATAAGCAAAAAATTTGTTTTTCTTTCATTGTTACATATAGTAATGACATCAATTTTTTTAAAGACATTTAAGTTTGATCCTTTATTTACAAACATATTATTGAATCTTACTATAGGTGCTGTAGTACATGGACTTCAAATGGTTCTTGCTTTAAAAGTAGGTGGTTCAACTGGAGGAACAGATTTTATTGCACTCTATATTTCTAATAAGATTAATAAATCAATTTGGATATATATATTTATTTTTAATATGTCTATAATATTAATTTTTGGATATATGTTTACTTGGGATGGAGCAGGTTATTCTATAGTATTTCAATTTGTAACTACAAAAGTAATAGATACTTTTTATAATAGGTATAGAAGAATTACTCTGCAAATTTTCACTAAAAAAGCTGATGAAGTATCAAAAATGTATATTAGTAAATATAGACATGGAATGACTAAAATATTGGGTGAAGGAGCTTATCTAAGAGAAGATATATCGGTATGTTATACAGTAGTTTCTGTTTATGAAGTAAATGATATAGTAAAGGCAATATTAAAGGTTGATAAAAATGCTATAATTAATACATTTAAAACAGAAGCCTTTTATGTTAAATTCTATATTCCACCAATTTAAAAAAATACTTGAAATATTTTTGAAAATATGATATTATCTATTAGTAAATTAAGCCAATATTCCGCTGTTTTTAGTGAAGCATAAATATATATGTGGAGAAAATACGAATGTTGTAGAAGGAAGGATGTGGATTTCTTGAAAGAGAAATTAATAGAGTTAGTAGAAAAAGAATACTTAAAAGCTGATTTACCAGAGTTTAAAGCTGGAGATACAGTTGCAGTACACTACACAGTAAAAGAAGGAAACAAAACTAGAATACAGGTTTTCGAAGGTGTAGTAATAAGAATAACTGGAGGAAGTATTCAAAAAAGCTTTACAGTAAGAAAGGTGTCTTCAGGAATTGGAGTAGAAAGAATTATACCAATTAACTCTCCATTAATCGATAAAATCGAAGTTAAGAAGATAGGTAAAGTAAGAAGAGCTAAATTATACTACTTAAGAGGATTAAGCGGTAAAGCAGCAAGAATTAAAGAAATTAGAAAATAAGTATATAAACCTAGCAAAAGCTAGGTTTTTTCTTAATTAAAAAGCCTAGAGATTATCTAGGCTTTTTACTATAATTCAATAAAATTAATTTTATGTCCAGTATGTTTAAAGAATTTTTCAAAATCTTTAAATTGTATATTTAATGTTTTAGTATTTATGAAAGGATGAGCTCCTATAGTAGTGTTGATATCAACAGCTGTATCAACTATTAAATTTATTTTATGTTCTTTATCAAATAAAAGACCAAAAGGTGTAAGTACTCCTGGTTCACAACCTGTTAGTTCTAACATTGTATCACTACTAGCAAATGATAGTCTTTTTTCTTCTAATTTTTCTGCTAAATCAGATAAGTTAAGTGATTTTTCATCATGTATTAATACTAAATAGATATTGTTTGTTTTTTTTGCTTTTAGTAGAAGATTTTTTACTTGTTGACCTTCTAATTCAAATAAATGATCCTTTACAGAAGATATTGCTTCATGTTCCAAAGTTTTGTATTTAATATTCATTTTATTTAATAATTCATATATCATTTCTTCGTTTCCCATAAAATTTTACCTCCATATTGTATATATATATAATAATAACATAAAAAAATATATTTTTAAAGTTAGTTTTACTGATTGTATTTGTTGCATTAAAGCTAAAAAATATTGTATAATATAAATAATGTAAAAATTTTGAAAGTAGGAATAAATATGAAAAAAAAGGTAGTACTAGGAATGTCTGGTGGGGTTGATTCTTCTGTTGCTGCTATATTACTTAAAGAGGCAGGATATGAAGTAATAGGTGTCTTTATGAAAAATTGGGAAGAAAAGGATGAAAATGGAGTTTGTATGGCTGATATAGATTATGAAGATGTTATAGCAGTTGCAGAACAACTTGAAATTCCATATTATTCTGTAAACTTTGTAAAAGAATATTGGGATAGAGTATTTGAATACTTTTTATCAGAATATAGATTAGCAAGAACACCTAATCCTGATGTTATGTGTAATAAAGAGATAAAATTTAAAGCTTTTTTAGATTATGCTAATAAACTTGGAGCAGACTATATTGCAACAGGACATTATGCTAGATTAACAACTAATGAAAAAGGTGAAAAAGTTTTATTAAGAGGAATAGATAATAATAAGGATCAAAGTTATTTTTTATGTGGCTTATCACAAAAACAATTAGAAAAAGTTTTATTTCCTATTGGTGAATATGAAAAACCAAAAATACGTGAGATTGCAGAAAAATATAATTTGAAAACAGCTAAGAAAAAGGATAGTACAGGTATTTGTTTTATTGGTGAAAGAAACTTTAATGAATTTCTATCAAAATACTTACCAGCACAAGATGGAGATATAGTAGATATTAATGGTAAAGTATTAGGGAGACATCATGGTTTAATGTACTATACTATAGGTCAAAGAAAAGGTATTGGACTTGGAAATACAAAGGAAGGTACTGGAGAACCATATTTTGTTGTAGATAAAAATGTTGAAAAAAATGAATTAGTTGTTGCACAAGGTGATGATAACTTACTTTATTCTAAGGGATTAATTGCTAATAACTTTAACTTTATAAATCAAATAGAACTTCCATATAGATGTACAGTAAAATTTAGATATAGACAAAATGATGTATCTGCTATTATAGATAAAGTAGGAGAAGATAAATATAAAGTAATTTTTGATGAAAAACAAAGAGCTGTAACACTAGGACAAATAGTAGTTTTATATGATGGTGAAAAATGTTTAGGTGGAGGAATAATAGACCAAATAATAAAGTAGGAGGGAATTATGTTCTGGAATTTGTTTAATAAAAAAGAAGAACAAGAAGTAGTAGTTGAAAAAGAAAAAATAAAAGTTTATGATGAAGAAAAAGGTCAAGAAGTAGTTGTAATAAAAGAAGACTGGATAAAAAAGTTTTTAATTCCAAAAATTGATCAAAATATTAATAACACAGAAATGTTGTATAATTTATTATTAGATGGGATAAATTATCAAGTTTATGAAGAATTACTTGAACCTACTTTAAAATTTAGAGAGATTGAAGAAAATTCAAAAAGATCTACAGAGTTATTAACAGAAATATATTTTAAGTCATCTGCATATAATGAAGTGGTAGAACTTTATGAGGAATACAAAGGAGAAATGAGTCCTATGATGTATTATTATCATTCTCTTTCATTACTTTATACAGGACTTGACTATGAATATGTAGAAATGATATTAGAAGGCCTATATTCATTCCCTAATAATGATTTATTAATAAAAGAATTTAAGGAAATATTCAAAAATAAAAGTTATGATATTCAAGATAAATATATGCAAACACTTTGTGAAATAGATGGGGCACATAAGATTTCAATATATTTTGCAAAAGTTGAATATAAAAATAATAATATTCTAAAAGCAAATGAATATATAGTTAAAGCACTAAATC is a genomic window of Streptobacillus felis containing:
- a CDS encoding L,D-transpeptidase family protein, whose protein sequence is MKKYLMLLLLLGMYNINYAKEENIDIKEENVAIKTEEKKEETEKEIVEEVVEKKEEDSKEEVVEEKNYVEKFESNEKNITLNLKFDKYFDESLNKFAYVKVTTNIRNKPTTKGSKVLSSLKTGTKLPLLGIVKGNDGKEWLEVMYKNQKAYIFISNALVRGFNWQKAAEKANKLNDFIANSKLRNKEIYYLDSYVSLNTESSGKKDKYGNAANQSIKAYYNNNKEYINLPDRTLVTLEGQDDKYVYIKTASYGDITYAILKSDVKRFKKSNINKKVNRFIYIDRDSQTQVTLERSSSGFNVNTVGYVTTGITKGAGFVTPYGDFLVAYTKPVMAYASDFQKEPILNSKGEKIGERPIVIGDARFAIRFSGGGYLHGIPSTFEPKENREARKRATAAKLGTIPLSHKCVRNEDDVIEYLYRWVNGKNKIQKNGFTYPEEHVIVIVD
- a CDS encoding queuosine precursor transporter; the protein is MLSIFGYNEVIWLLYVLINYSVILFAYRRWGKVGLMIFAPISIILANVQVNKLVYLFGIETTLGNIAYSSIFLISDILSENYGKKAASKVVGIGFLTMIFTTVVMNIALTLTPSANDVQQVHLEAIFTPFIRLMIASLLAYVISSNVDINLYQIIRKIFPDFSNIWIRNNLSTLLSQILDNLIFNFVAFYGVFPISLILTITFSTYFLKIITSALDTPFVYIATYWKNKGVIEEI
- a CDS encoding YitT family protein, which translates into the protein MFQKYKSYIIPTMLIIFSALVQSYTIQVFIVHSKLLTGGFTGLSILINMIMSELGIKLSVGTLLLILNFPVALLCAKEISKKFVFLSLLHIVMTSIFLKTFKFDPLFTNILLNLTIGAVVHGLQMVLALKVGGSTGGTDFIALYISNKINKSIWIYIFIFNMSIILIFGYMFTWDGAGYSIVFQFVTTKVIDTFYNRYRRITLQIFTKKADEVSKMYISKYRHGMTKILGEGAYLREDISVCYTVVSVYEVNDIVKAILKVDKNAIINTFKTEAFYVKFYIPPI
- the rplS gene encoding 50S ribosomal protein L19, with the protein product MKEKLIELVEKEYLKADLPEFKAGDTVAVHYTVKEGNKTRIQVFEGVVIRITGGSIQKSFTVRKVSSGIGVERIIPINSPLIDKIEVKKIGKVRRAKLYYLRGLSGKAARIKEIRK
- a CDS encoding YbaK/EbsC family protein; amino-acid sequence: MGNEEMIYELLNKMNIKYKTLEHEAISSVKDHLFELEGQQVKNLLLKAKKTNNIYLVLIHDEKSLNLSDLAEKLEEKRLSFASSDTMLELTGCEPGVLTPFGLLFDKEHKINLIVDTAVDINTTIGAHPFINTKTLNIQFKDFEKFFKHTGHKINFIEL
- the mnmA gene encoding tRNA 2-thiouridine(34) synthase MnmA, translating into MKKKVVLGMSGGVDSSVAAILLKEAGYEVIGVFMKNWEEKDENGVCMADIDYEDVIAVAEQLEIPYYSVNFVKEYWDRVFEYFLSEYRLARTPNPDVMCNKEIKFKAFLDYANKLGADYIATGHYARLTTNEKGEKVLLRGIDNNKDQSYFLCGLSQKQLEKVLFPIGEYEKPKIREIAEKYNLKTAKKKDSTGICFIGERNFNEFLSKYLPAQDGDIVDINGKVLGRHHGLMYYTIGQRKGIGLGNTKEGTGEPYFVVDKNVEKNELVVAQGDDNLLYSKGLIANNFNFINQIELPYRCTVKFRYRQNDVSAIIDKVGEDKYKVIFDEKQRAVTLGQIVVLYDGEKCLGGGIIDQIIK